One part of the Streptomyces sp. NBC_00286 genome encodes these proteins:
- a CDS encoding SDR family NAD(P)-dependent oxidoreductase — MALVLVTGASSGLGRNTAMALADEGHDVVIHVRSPARLTYVDDTARWKGVVVGDLAKLDEIRGVAGQAAGFGRFDAIIHNAGVLQSPDAVTVNTVAPYVLTALMDKPGRLIYLSSSMHRTGSTDLGRLAAGTASYDDSKLWVTTLALALASRWEGTSSHAVDPGWVPTRMGGPGASDDLAAGHLTQVWLATHDDVTPDTGGYWYHQRTETPHPASQDEEFQARLVRSLEGQTGVALG; from the coding sequence ATGGCACTGGTTCTGGTGACGGGGGCATCCAGTGGTCTGGGGCGTAACACGGCGATGGCGTTGGCCGACGAAGGCCATGACGTGGTCATCCACGTGCGCAGTCCGGCCCGTCTCACCTATGTGGATGACACCGCACGGTGGAAAGGCGTCGTGGTCGGGGATCTCGCCAAGCTGGACGAGATCCGAGGTGTTGCCGGGCAGGCCGCTGGGTTCGGGCGTTTCGACGCCATCATCCACAACGCGGGTGTCCTGCAATCTCCGGATGCGGTCACGGTCAACACCGTGGCGCCCTACGTACTGACGGCCCTGATGGACAAGCCGGGCAGGCTCATCTACCTGAGCAGTTCGATGCACCGCACGGGTTCAACGGACCTGGGACGACTGGCGGCCGGCACCGCTTCCTACGACGACAGCAAACTGTGGGTCACCACCCTCGCCCTCGCCCTCGCGTCCCGGTGGGAAGGAACCTCGAGCCATGCCGTCGATCCAGGGTGGGTTCCCACCCGTATGGGCGGTCCCGGTGCGTCGGATGACCTGGCCGCAGGGCACCTGACGCAGGTGTGGCTCGCCACCCACGACGACGTGACACCGGACACGGGCGGCTACTGGTATCACCAGCGGACAGAGACCCCACATCCCGCGTCGCAGGACGAGGAGTTCCAGGCTCGGCTGGTTCGGAGCCTGGAGGGCCAAACGGGTGTCGCGCTTGGCTGA
- a CDS encoding sugar kinase, translating into MTALRAHGALRLGGSLGLSVAGAESNVAIGLARLGHRVRWAGRVGADELGALVLRTLRAEGVDTEYAVTDDTGRPTGLLLTEPRLGTLTRVSYYRAGSAGSAVSPADVLPALDSGSRVLHLTGITPALGPSAAEAVLTAATKARDAGITVCLDVNYRSRLWTTDRARTVLRPMRAHTDLLIASEDELPPLLERPDADESEAVQSLLAAGVNEVVIKRGARGATSFTADGATDCAARQVDAVDLVGAGDAFVAGYLSGLLDGTDIPARLHRAVTTAAFAVATRGDWEGLPTQDELGLFDQPDGTTMR; encoded by the coding sequence ATGACGGCGCTACGGGCCCACGGTGCGCTGCGGCTCGGTGGCAGCCTCGGCCTGTCCGTGGCGGGAGCCGAGTCCAACGTCGCCATCGGCCTCGCCCGGCTCGGGCACCGGGTGCGCTGGGCCGGCCGGGTCGGTGCGGATGAACTCGGCGCACTTGTGCTGCGTACGCTCCGGGCCGAAGGCGTCGACACCGAGTACGCGGTCACCGACGACACGGGCCGGCCCACGGGGCTGCTCCTGACCGAACCCCGTCTGGGCACGCTGACCAGGGTCAGTTACTACCGTGCCGGTTCGGCGGGTTCGGCCGTGTCACCGGCCGACGTACTGCCCGCACTGGATTCGGGATCCCGCGTCCTGCATCTGACCGGCATCACGCCGGCGCTCGGCCCGTCGGCGGCCGAGGCCGTCCTCACCGCCGCCACGAAAGCCCGCGACGCCGGCATCACCGTATGCCTCGACGTCAACTACCGCTCCCGGCTGTGGACCACCGACCGCGCCCGCACCGTCCTCAGGCCGATGAGGGCCCACACCGACCTGCTCATCGCCTCCGAGGACGAGTTGCCGCCGCTACTGGAACGGCCCGACGCGGACGAGTCGGAGGCCGTGCAGAGTCTCCTGGCCGCAGGCGTCAACGAGGTGGTCATCAAACGTGGCGCACGCGGCGCGACCAGCTTCACCGCCGACGGGGCAACCGACTGCGCGGCACGACAGGTCGACGCCGTCGATCTGGTCGGCGCCGGAGACGCCTTCGTGGCCGGATACTTGTCCGGCCTCCTCGACGGCACGGACATCCCGGCCCGCCTGCACCGAGCCGTCACCACCGCGGCCTTCGCCGTCGCCACCCGGGGCGACTGGGAGGGCCTCCCGACACAGGACGAACTCGGCCTGTTCGACCAGCCCGACGGCACGACGATGCGCTGA
- a CDS encoding bifunctional 4-hydroxy-2-oxoglutarate aldolase/2-dehydro-3-deoxy-phosphogluconate aldolase gives MNLVESLRAHRLLAIVRGKDPAAALRTVRTLAEEGITAIEVSLTTADALTVIRQARTELGPEALLGAGTVRSLADAARAVDAGASYLVTPALVDGLDPYGVPVLMGALTPTEIELALARGAAAIKLFPGSLGGPGYLRALRDPFPEVPFVPVGGVDAQAARDYLDLGATAVGVGSPLVGDAADGGDLDQLRARAAEFRQVAAGETP, from the coding sequence ATGAACCTGGTGGAATCGCTCCGAGCCCACCGCCTGCTGGCGATCGTGCGCGGCAAGGACCCGGCTGCGGCACTGCGCACCGTACGCACGCTCGCCGAAGAGGGCATCACGGCCATCGAGGTCTCGCTGACCACCGCCGACGCTCTGACCGTGATCAGACAGGCCCGCACCGAACTGGGCCCCGAAGCACTCCTCGGCGCCGGAACCGTGCGCTCGCTCGCCGACGCCGCCCGCGCCGTGGACGCCGGAGCCTCGTACCTCGTTACCCCGGCACTGGTCGATGGGCTGGACCCGTACGGCGTCCCTGTGCTGATGGGCGCCCTGACACCGACCGAGATCGAACTCGCCCTCGCGCGCGGCGCCGCCGCGATCAAACTCTTCCCCGGCTCCCTCGGCGGCCCCGGCTATCTGCGCGCCCTGCGCGACCCCTTCCCCGAGGTGCCCTTCGTGCCCGTCGGCGGAGTGGACGCGCAGGCCGCCCGCGATTACCTGGACCTCGGCGCCACCGCCGTCGGCGTCGGCTCACCCCTCGTCGGAGACGCGGCCGACGGCGGAGACCTGGACCAACTCCGCGCCCGCGCGGCCGAGTTCCGCCAGGTGGCCGCAGGGGAGACGCCGTGA
- a CDS encoding beta-galactosidase trimerization domain-containing protein: MDAYVRDGGHLLVPFFSGLVDDCDRVHLGGYPPPLREVLGLCVEEFWSLAEKGTVDVRHPDGTVSRADLWS, encoded by the coding sequence GTGGATGCCTATGTACGCGACGGCGGCCATCTGCTCGTGCCGTTTTTCTCCGGCCTCGTCGACGACTGCGACCGGGTTCACCTGGGCGGGTACCCCCCGCCGCTGCGCGAGGTACTGGGCTTGTGCGTCGAGGAGTTCTGGTCGCTGGCGGAGAAGGGGACAGTGGACGTTCGGCATCCGGACGGCACGGTCAGCCGTGCCGACCTGTGGTCGTAG
- a CDS encoding TIM barrel protein, whose amino-acid sequence MRAATYALAVCAEMVFRDLPIEERARRLHEADFQVEIWDWTKHDLDALARTPAEFVSMTGYVRGSLTDEEGAAELLRTAEESLKAAEHLGCTRLNLHGTGLDGQGLPVVPVSGEPTGAMWMAAQRTLTRIAELGENAGVTFTLENLNTAVDHPGVPFSKAADTLTLVAAVDRPGLRMNLDLYHAQIGEGNLIELVRRAHGAGLIGEIQVADVPGRCEPGTGEINYPAIARTLADIGYESTVAMEAWASGDRDRDSDSEAALERFRAAFTV is encoded by the coding sequence ATGCGAGCCGCGACGTACGCACTGGCGGTCTGTGCGGAGATGGTTTTCCGCGACCTGCCGATCGAAGAGCGCGCCCGGCGTCTCCATGAGGCCGACTTCCAGGTCGAGATCTGGGACTGGACAAAGCATGACCTCGACGCGCTCGCCCGGACTCCCGCCGAGTTCGTCTCCATGACGGGGTACGTGAGGGGCAGCCTCACCGATGAGGAGGGTGCCGCCGAACTGCTGCGTACGGCCGAGGAGTCACTCAAGGCCGCCGAGCACCTGGGCTGCACCCGGCTGAACCTCCACGGAACCGGGCTGGACGGCCAGGGCCTGCCCGTGGTGCCTGTGTCCGGGGAACCCACCGGCGCTATGTGGATGGCCGCGCAGCGCACTCTCACGCGGATCGCCGAGCTCGGCGAGAACGCCGGGGTCACCTTCACCCTGGAGAACCTGAACACCGCGGTCGACCACCCGGGCGTGCCCTTCTCGAAGGCCGCCGATACCCTCACGCTGGTCGCCGCCGTGGACCGGCCGGGGCTGCGTATGAATCTGGACCTGTACCACGCCCAGATCGGCGAGGGGAACCTGATCGAGCTGGTCCGCAGGGCGCACGGCGCGGGACTCATCGGGGAGATCCAGGTGGCGGACGTGCCGGGCCGGTGCGAGCCCGGCACGGGAGAGATCAACTATCCGGCCATCGCCCGGACTCTGGCGGATATCGGCTACGAGAGCACCGTCGCCATGGAGGCATGGGCCTCCGGCGACAGGGACAGGGACAGCGACAGCGAGGCCGCGCTGGAGCGGTTCCGGGCCGCCTTCACCGTCTGA
- a CDS encoding Gfo/Idh/MocA family oxidoreductase, translating into MTSPQSLAVGLIGAGRMGSFHAETLARRLPGVRLAAIADPAPGAAKELATRLDCPKMYTEIGDLLADPEVEAVVIGTPARIHAGLVEAAARAGKAVFCEKPMAVTLDEADRAITAARDAGVALQVGFNRRFDPGFHAAHEKITAGDIGTPQLLRSLTRDPKLHDPSRIPPWTIFLETLIHDFDVLRHLNPGSEPVEVFAMADALVRPDFKDQGLLDTAVVTIRFDNGAIATAEANFQAVYGYDVRGEVKGSNGMLTVGDLRRTHLTAYGPAGTSAECVPYDQELFHAAYIAELAEFTDSIRDKRTPSVTGEDARAALGIALAAIGSIATGGAIRVGDVRESPATMEPASSR; encoded by the coding sequence ATGACCTCCCCCCAGTCCCTCGCGGTCGGCCTCATCGGCGCCGGACGTATGGGCTCCTTCCACGCCGAGACCCTGGCCCGCCGCCTGCCCGGCGTACGGCTCGCCGCCATCGCCGATCCCGCACCGGGCGCCGCCAAGGAACTGGCCACGCGCCTCGACTGCCCCAAGATGTACACGGAGATCGGCGACCTGCTCGCCGACCCCGAGGTCGAGGCGGTCGTGATCGGCACCCCGGCCCGCATCCACGCCGGACTGGTCGAGGCGGCGGCGCGGGCCGGCAAGGCGGTCTTCTGCGAGAAGCCGATGGCCGTCACCCTGGACGAGGCCGACCGCGCCATCACCGCCGCACGTGACGCGGGCGTGGCCCTCCAGGTGGGCTTCAACCGCCGCTTCGACCCGGGCTTCCACGCCGCCCACGAGAAGATCACCGCCGGTGACATCGGCACCCCGCAGCTGCTGCGCTCCCTCACCCGCGACCCCAAGCTGCACGACCCGTCGCGCATACCGCCGTGGACGATCTTCCTGGAGACGCTCATCCACGACTTCGACGTCCTGCGCCACCTCAACCCGGGATCCGAGCCGGTCGAGGTGTTCGCGATGGCCGACGCTCTGGTCCGGCCCGACTTCAAGGACCAGGGGCTACTCGACACCGCCGTGGTGACGATCCGTTTCGACAACGGCGCCATCGCCACCGCGGAGGCCAACTTCCAGGCGGTGTACGGCTATGACGTCCGCGGTGAGGTCAAAGGCTCGAACGGCATGCTCACCGTGGGCGACCTCCGCCGCACCCACCTCACGGCCTACGGCCCGGCCGGCACCTCCGCCGAGTGCGTCCCGTACGACCAGGAACTCTTCCACGCGGCCTACATCGCCGAACTGGCCGAATTCACCGACAGCATCCGCGACAAGCGCACCCCCTCGGTGACCGGCGAGGACGCGCGGGCCGCGCTCGGTATCGCGCTCGCCGCGATCGGATCGATCGCCACGGGCGGCGCCATCCGGGTGGGCGACGTCCGGGAGAGCCCCGCAACCATGGAGCCTGCGTCGTCCCGCTGA
- a CDS encoding LacI family DNA-binding transcriptional regulator yields the protein MPASSAVPDGKRPTLADVAARTGVSTALVSIVMREAKGASAATRERVLQAAREIGYRPDARARLLRSQRSRLLGVQFGLQHPFHTDLVESLYAAAEPAGYQIALSAVAAGRGEQRAVETLLDDRCEALILLGPQAPAAQLADLARQLPVVSVARRLRPSIPGLEVVRTADDKGARQAVDHLVHLGHRYIAHIDGGRAPGAADRRRGYRTAMNRHGLARHIRILPGGLTEEDGADAARALMADRPRPTAVMAFNDRCATGVLDVFLRAGIAVPDDISVVGFDDSHLARLAHIDLTTVGQDIPRIAQLAVGRAIARLEADETADETAAVGEQVIAPHLVVRSTTAPPAEPR from the coding sequence GTGCCGGCGAGCTCAGCGGTCCCCGACGGCAAGCGGCCGACGCTCGCGGACGTGGCGGCGCGGACGGGGGTGTCCACTGCGCTGGTCTCCATCGTGATGCGCGAGGCGAAGGGCGCGAGCGCGGCCACCCGCGAGCGCGTTCTTCAGGCCGCGCGGGAGATCGGTTACCGTCCGGACGCCCGCGCGCGGCTGCTGCGCAGCCAGCGTTCCCGGCTGCTCGGGGTGCAATTCGGCCTCCAGCATCCGTTCCACACCGACCTGGTGGAAAGCCTCTACGCGGCGGCCGAACCGGCCGGCTACCAGATCGCGCTGAGCGCCGTGGCCGCCGGGCGCGGCGAGCAACGCGCCGTCGAGACGCTGCTCGACGACCGCTGCGAGGCGCTGATCCTGCTCGGCCCGCAAGCCCCGGCCGCGCAACTGGCGGATCTGGCCAGGCAGTTGCCGGTCGTCTCCGTGGCCCGGCGGCTACGGCCCTCCATCCCGGGCCTCGAGGTCGTACGGACCGCCGACGACAAGGGGGCCCGGCAGGCGGTGGACCACCTGGTCCATCTGGGCCACCGCTACATCGCCCACATCGACGGCGGACGCGCACCGGGCGCGGCCGACCGGCGCCGCGGCTACCGCACCGCCATGAACCGCCACGGCCTGGCCAGGCACATCCGCATTCTCCCCGGCGGGCTCACCGAGGAGGACGGCGCCGATGCCGCCCGCGCCCTGATGGCCGACCGCCCGCGCCCCACGGCCGTGATGGCCTTCAACGACCGCTGCGCGACCGGCGTACTCGACGTCTTCCTCCGCGCCGGCATCGCGGTCCCCGACGACATCTCCGTCGTCGGCTTCGACGACAGCCACCTGGCCCGACTGGCGCACATCGACCTCACCACCGTCGGACAGGACATCCCGCGCATCGCCCAGCTCGCCGTCGGCCGGGCCATCGCACGCCTCGAGGCCGACGAGACCGCAGATGAGACGGCCGCCGTCGGGGAGCAGGTCATCGCGCCCCACCTCGTCGTCCGGAGCACGACCGCTCCGCCCGCTGAGCCCCGCTGA
- a CDS encoding glycoside hydrolase family 5 protein, translating into MPRKNPRGTACLGALLAAATAFCGALASPASAAPAATSGHTSPPPVSAFQGVNWADPRDNFAHDAVVPSGLSTSDSYATTYAKSRAIIGGFSKLGANTVRLPVNPSSVNGPFWKSYRGAIDAATAKGFKVILGYWEGDNAKDGKIDNQASWDRMWARITSSYARNSKVYFEPMNEPFGYTAQEWTDIAAKWVTTHRKVPRDRMVIGGYKYSEDVKPVCADRRLNGTRIALHNYGFWHTDWTSVDQWKADFKERIGDCASRTILDEFGASMTTGLDYSGPVNGSNEVAYIQAATDIIREMGLGSVYWPGLRNGDTYSLTTLQGTGTKLNLKLNNQSGLDRLHWAWRK; encoded by the coding sequence GTGCCACGAAAGAACCCTCGCGGGACAGCTTGCCTGGGGGCGTTGCTGGCCGCCGCCACGGCATTCTGCGGAGCCCTCGCCTCCCCTGCGTCCGCCGCTCCCGCAGCCACCTCCGGCCACACCTCGCCGCCGCCTGTCAGCGCGTTCCAAGGCGTCAACTGGGCCGACCCGCGCGACAACTTCGCCCACGACGCGGTCGTACCCTCGGGCCTGTCCACCTCCGACAGCTACGCCACGACCTACGCCAAGTCCCGGGCGATCATCGGCGGGTTCTCCAAGCTCGGCGCCAACACGGTCCGGCTGCCGGTCAACCCCAGCTCCGTGAACGGCCCCTTCTGGAAGTCGTACCGTGGTGCGATCGACGCCGCCACCGCCAAGGGCTTCAAGGTCATCCTGGGCTACTGGGAGGGCGACAACGCCAAGGACGGCAAGATCGACAACCAGGCCTCCTGGGACCGGATGTGGGCACGGATCACCTCCTCCTACGCCCGCAACTCCAAGGTGTACTTCGAGCCGATGAACGAGCCGTTCGGCTACACCGCCCAGGAGTGGACCGACATCGCCGCGAAGTGGGTGACCACCCACCGCAAGGTGCCCCGCGACCGGATGGTGATCGGAGGGTACAAGTACAGCGAGGACGTCAAGCCGGTGTGCGCCGACCGGCGCCTCAACGGCACCCGCATCGCCCTGCACAACTACGGCTTCTGGCACACCGACTGGACCAGCGTCGACCAGTGGAAAGCGGACTTCAAGGAGCGCATCGGCGACTGCGCCTCACGTACCATCCTCGACGAGTTCGGCGCTTCCATGACCACCGGCCTGGACTACAGCGGCCCGGTCAACGGCTCCAACGAGGTCGCCTACATCCAGGCCGCGACCGACATCATCCGGGAGATGGGCTTGGGCTCGGTCTACTGGCCCGGCCTGCGCAACGGTGACACCTACTCCCTCACCACCCTCCAGGGCACGGGCACCAAGCTCAACCTGAAGTTGAACAACCAGAGCGGGCTCGACCGCCTGCACTGGGCCTGGAGGAAGTGA
- a CDS encoding class I SAM-dependent methyltransferase, translated as MSRQRDRWAELTGGQAGEKYAQRFAQLAESGHDIHGEATFCAALLKPAARILDAGCGTGRVAIRLAELGHHCTGVDTDLSMLAVARGDAPALEWVHGDLAHLDALGLKPGFDLVVAAGNVIPLLASGTEAAVVQQLAAVLRPGGLLVTGMGLDAAHLPLPEPPVTLPEFDHWCTQAGLTLRQRYATWGADPYCQGGGYAVSVHSRPTT; from the coding sequence ATGAGCAGGCAACGCGACCGCTGGGCGGAACTGACAGGCGGACAAGCCGGAGAGAAGTACGCCCAGCGTTTCGCGCAGCTCGCCGAATCGGGCCACGACATCCACGGCGAGGCCACCTTCTGCGCCGCACTGCTGAAGCCCGCCGCCCGGATCCTCGACGCCGGCTGCGGCACCGGCCGGGTCGCGATCCGGCTCGCCGAGCTGGGCCACCACTGCACCGGCGTGGACACCGACCTTTCCATGCTCGCTGTCGCCCGCGGTGACGCCCCCGCGCTGGAATGGGTCCACGGCGACCTGGCACACCTGGATGCCCTCGGCCTGAAACCGGGCTTCGACCTGGTGGTTGCCGCCGGGAACGTCATCCCCCTGCTGGCCTCCGGCACCGAAGCAGCCGTCGTACAGCAACTGGCCGCCGTCCTGCGTCCCGGCGGACTGCTGGTAACGGGCATGGGGCTGGACGCGGCACACCTGCCGCTGCCGGAACCTCCAGTGACTCTGCCGGAGTTCGATCACTGGTGCACCCAGGCCGGACTGACCCTGCGCCAGCGCTACGCCACCTGGGGCGCCGATCCCTACTGTCAAGGCGGCGGCTACGCCGTCAGCGTGCACTCCCGCCCCACCACCTGA
- a CDS encoding ricin-type beta-trefoil lectin domain protein, producing MMSIHRLFSGRAVIAALLVLAMACVAEASAVASTSPTAGATLAGTAGCGRAPTLTNGTHTIQSSGKNRSFILSIPENYDNTRQHRLVFGFHWLGGTAGQVAGGGSDGDVYAHYGLRRLANNSAIFVAPQGINNGWGNSGGEDVTFVDDMIRRIDNDLCVDTTQRFALGFSYGGAMSYALACARPNVFRAVAAIAAPGGISGCSGGTQPFAYMGIHGINDNIGAGRGMRDRFVSNNGCTAQNPPEPAPGSRTHITTAYSGCREGYPVVWAAFDGGHQQGPVDGCAGCESGARSWVKEEIWSFFTGADPIPNPTTFRLRSQSADRCLDVSGANSSNGAQMIIWDCHTGTNQQFTRTGQTLRVMGRCLDVPSNAASGARARIWDCTGGANQQWNVNTNGTVSNVQTGLCLDVNGGSTANGAAVIVWSCHTGVNQRWARA from the coding sequence ATGATGTCGATCCATAGATTGTTCTCTGGGCGAGCCGTGATAGCGGCATTGCTCGTGCTTGCCATGGCCTGCGTGGCAGAAGCCAGCGCTGTGGCCAGCACGTCGCCCACCGCCGGGGCCACACTTGCGGGGACTGCCGGATGCGGACGTGCCCCCACACTGACGAACGGTACGCACACGATTCAAAGCAGCGGTAAGAATCGCTCCTTCATCCTGAGCATCCCGGAAAACTACGACAACACCCGCCAACATCGATTGGTCTTCGGATTCCACTGGTTGGGTGGCACCGCCGGGCAAGTCGCCGGCGGCGGAAGCGATGGCGATGTCTATGCCCACTACGGACTCCGGCGACTGGCGAACAACAGCGCGATCTTCGTTGCTCCGCAGGGCATCAACAACGGCTGGGGCAACTCCGGTGGCGAGGACGTGACCTTCGTCGACGACATGATCAGACGTATCGACAACGATCTCTGTGTCGACACCACGCAGCGCTTCGCCCTCGGGTTCAGCTACGGCGGAGCCATGAGCTACGCACTCGCATGTGCCAGGCCGAACGTTTTCCGCGCGGTCGCCGCGATAGCCGCGCCTGGGGGGATCAGCGGCTGCAGCGGGGGCACCCAGCCCTTCGCGTACATGGGGATCCACGGCATCAATGACAACATCGGCGCCGGTCGCGGGATGCGGGACAGGTTCGTCAGTAACAACGGCTGTACGGCCCAGAACCCGCCGGAGCCCGCGCCGGGCAGCCGCACCCACATCACCACCGCCTACTCGGGCTGCCGAGAGGGGTATCCGGTCGTCTGGGCCGCGTTCGACGGAGGTCACCAGCAAGGCCCCGTGGACGGGTGCGCCGGCTGTGAGAGCGGCGCCAGGAGCTGGGTCAAGGAAGAGATCTGGAGCTTCTTCACGGGTGCTGACCCGATCCCGAACCCGACCACATTCCGGCTGCGGAGCCAGTCCGCCGACCGATGCCTGGACGTCAGCGGTGCCAACTCGTCCAACGGCGCCCAGATGATCATCTGGGACTGCCACACCGGCACCAACCAGCAGTTCACTCGGACCGGACAGACCCTGCGGGTGATGGGTAGATGCCTGGACGTGCCGAGCAACGCCGCCTCCGGCGCCCGAGCACGGATCTGGGACTGCACCGGCGGCGCGAACCAGCAATGGAATGTGAACACCAACGGAACCGTCAGCAACGTCCAGACCGGACTCTGCCTGGACGTCAACGGCGGCAGCACCGCCAACGGCGCTGCGGTGATCGTGTGGAGCTGCCACACCGGCGTCAACCAACGCTGGGCCCGAGCGTAA